One Aethina tumida isolate Nest 87 chromosome 5, icAetTumi1.1, whole genome shotgun sequence genomic window carries:
- the LOC109597182 gene encoding phospholipase A1 produces the protein MMDVRKFVFIIFFATVYLIPDSDSGMWNVMDIRYWRCVLKKTYVCPDNDIRFYLYTPETGTKRLRIDVRNPYALKYAGFDPEKKNVIIIHGFNGTESKSPMTIIRNAYLSRTDYNIFTVDWEPLTIFPCYLSALSNTRLVGQCTAKLYAFIMDQGGDARKTTCVGHSLGAHICGMVSNHLDLKQHKIVGLDPARPLIDRYASKYFKLTKDDAHQVQIIHTNAGFLGEVNQVGHVDFCVNGGRNQPGCKGHRLRVARCSHFQSACYFAQTVRAQKSIIGRPCTAKCPKLTSNWGLLPGKPIPMGEDTPFGIYGTYCVQTISGKDCPFD, from the exons ATGATGGATGTGCgaaaatttgtgtttattattttctttgcaACGGTGTATCTCATCCCAg aTTCAGACAGTGGCATGTGGAATGTGATGGATATAAGATATTGGAGGTGCGTTTTGAAGAAAACATACGTTTGCCCCGACAACGACATAAGATTTTATCTATACACCCC AGAGACTGGAACCAAACGGCTGAGAATCGACGTCCGGAACCCCTACGCACTGAAATATGCGGGATTCGATCCCGAAAAAAAGAACGTCATAATAATTCACGGTTTCAACGGCACGGAAAGTAAATCCCCCATGACAATCATCCGCAACG CGTATTTATCCAGGACAGACTACAACATCTTCACGGTGGATTGGGAGCCATTGACTATATTCCCATGTTACTTGTCGGCCCTTTCCAACACACGGCTAGTGGGACAGTGTACCGCAAAGCTGTACGCCTTTATCATGGATCAGGGGGGAGATGCGCGCAAAACCACTTGTGTGGGACATTCGCTGGGAGCGCACATATGCGGCATGGTCAGCAACCACTTGGACCTCAAGCAGCACAAGATTGTCG GTTTGGATCCGGCCCGGCCCCTGATTGACCGCTACGCATCCAAATACTTCAAACTGACAAAGGACGACGCTCATCAGGTGCAGATCATCCACACCAACGCCGGATTCCTCGGCGAGGTCAATCAAGTGGGTCACGTGGATTTTTGCGTGAACGGAGGTCGAAACCAGCCCGGTTGCAAGGGTCACAGACTGA GAGTGGCGCGTTGCAGTCATTTTCAAAGTGCCTGTTATTTCGCCCAAACAGTTAGGGCTCAAAAGTCAATAATAGGCAGACCGTGTACTGCTAAGTGTCCTAAACTGACCAGCAATTGGGGTCTGCTGCCAGGAAAACCTATTCCGATGGGTGAAGACACTCCATTTGG GATATATGGAACGTATTGTGTACAAACCATTTCAGGAAAAGATTGtccatttgattaa
- the LOC109597181 gene encoding replication protein A 32 kDa subunit-like, whose translation MVVGRVYGIEKTLTILNANVTTDSNDITTHLLDVIRVKFEAEAKSKEVPPLENNPCVPLAHSMSLVVGEYDREYEQPMLTKMQTNICNILKDFEATPIGISYEQLLRQFQPHQHYEIKRALQFLINEGYAYSTIDNCHFKLTCVM comes from the exons ATGGTGGTTGGAAG AGTATATGGAATTGAAAAAACACTCACCATTTTGAATGCAAATGTTACGACGGATTCCAACGATATCACGACACATTTGTTGGACGTGATCCGTGTCAAATTTGAAGCTGAGGCCAAAAGTAAAGAA gttCCTCCCTTGGAGAACAACCCTTGTGTACCCTTAGCGCATTCAATGAGTTTGGTGGTTGGAGAATATGATAGGGAATATGAACAACCGATGCTGACCAAAATGCAAACTAATATCTGTAATATTCTAAAGGACTTTGAAGCAACTCCAATTGGAATAAGTTATGAACAATTGTTGAGGCAGTTTCAACCCCACCAACACTATGAAATAAA gAGAGCTCTTCAGTTTCTGATCAACGAGGGTTATGCTTATTCCACAATAGATAATTGTCATTTTAAGTTGACGtgtgtaatgtaa
- the LOC109597186 gene encoding serine/threonine-protein kinase grp — protein sequence MQQTTIFVEDWLCYNTNLGEGAFGEVKLLHHRKTGEKIACKIIDHCKYKDASQHINREVMIHKVLDHPNVIKYFGRRQEPTKEYIFLEYASGGELFQLIEPDIGMPSYKVQMYMKELLHGLSYLHMKGIAHRDIKPENLLIGADGLLKISDFGMATLFRFKGKERLLDKKCGTKPYLAPEVLKKPYSAMPADIWSSGIVLVAMLTGELPWATTTDDNEEFDKWKKEMYLHDTPWKKLGNTALSLAKQMLTIEPDKRLTIEKILKHPWMKFTFVPDNGSDTIDCSGEKFARRLNSMMEAETKQHRDTPEMALSQPNLCVHKPLSIMQLVKVNNTSNNKNSMYFSQPTDIEDMMMRVTQSPITRDNFDDFVKSMTRFYVNTSYEKSLEVLCSTLDISHYNWNTDASGAVVISTVDMMKNPLIFKVNLIKMDGKVLLDFRLSKGCGIDFKKKFMKLKESLKDIIDK from the exons ATGCAACAAACAACTATTTTCGTCGAAGATTGGTTATGTTACAACACAAATTTAGGCGAAGGAGCCTTCGGAGA GGTTAAACTTCTCCACCATCGTAAAACCGGAGAAAAAATTGCATGCAAAATTATTGATCACTGCAAatacaaagatgccagccagCATATTAACCGGGAGGTCATGATCCATAAAGTTTTGGATCATCCAAacgtaataaaatactttggtAGACGCCAGGAGCCCACCAAGGAATACATTTTTCTGGAATATGCGTCTGGTGGTGAACTCTTCCAGTTGATtg AGCCTGACATTGGCATGCCTTCGTATAAAGTACAAATGTATATGAAGGAGCTGCTGCATGGCCTGAGTTATCTCCACATGAAAGGCATAGCACACCGAGATATTAAGCCAGAAAATTTGCTAATAGGTGCCGATGGACTATTGAAAATCAGTGACTTTGGAATGGCCACATTGTTTAGGTTCAAGGGCAAAGAACGGCTTCTTGACAAAAA atgtGGTACAAAACCGTACTTAGCTCCAGAAGTATTGAAAAAACCGTACAGCGCCATGCCCGCCGATATTTGGAGCTCGGGCATAGTACTCGTCGCCATGCTGACTGGCGAACTCCCCTGGGCCACCACAACAGATGACAATGAGGAGTTTGATAAATGGAAAAAAGAGATGTATTTGCATGACACACCTTGGAAAAAGCTGGGCAACACTGCCTTGTCTCTGGCCAAGCAAATGCTGACAATAGAACCTGATAAGAGGCTTACCATTGAGAAGATTCTTAAGCATCCTTGGATGAAGTTCACATTTGTGCCTG acaacgGCTCAGACACGATTGATTGTTCCGGAGAGAAATTCGCCAGGAGATTGAACTCGATGATGGAGGCGGAAACTAAGCAACATCGAGACACTCCAGAAATGGCACTCTCACAACCAAACCTCTGCGTCCACAAACCGCTTTCTATTATGCAGCTGGTGAAGGTTAATAATACCTCCAACAACAAGAATTCCATGTACTTCTCTCAGCCCACTGATATTGAGGATATGATGATGAGAGTTACCCAGAGTCCAATTACTAGAGATAACTTTGATGATTTTGTCAAAAGTATGACTAGATTTTATGTCAACACCTCTTATGAGAAGAGTTTAGAAGTTTTATGTTCAACTTTGGATATATCTCATTACAACTGGAATACTGACGCTTCTGGAGCT GTGGTTATATCAACGGTGGACATGATGAAGAATCCATTGATTTTTAAAGTCAACCTCATCAAAATGGATGGAAaggttttattagattttagaCTATCAAAAGGCTGTGGTATTGACTTCAAGAAAAAGTTTATGAAGCTAAAGGAGTCGCTCAAGGAtattatagataaataa
- the LOC109597185 gene encoding inhibitor of nuclear factor kappa-B kinase subunit alpha encodes MNEIRNVGDWLKVADLGSGAFGVVSLWRNGKTNESVAIKSCKFQTKNALNKRQRERWIAEIENIKSFVHPNVIKYKQLSPELFEALERVNVTKLPLLSMEYCDKGNLRNVLCNIENCCGLPEIDVRHVLCDICSAVQYLHSKNVTHRDIKPENIVVHTDKSRKSGAIYKLIDLGYAKDINDTVVSFVGTLEYLAPEICQRLQYNYCVDYWSLGIVVFEIICGILPFLPGKSLPERFYHLKKKGPEDIRIYETYNSGRIEYSKEIFNLNNISSCFKIEIEKWLRRALQFDPEKRSEKFSQGTLFEYMNCILKKKIINVFYMNNLELYSYEIDHSTLIGTIKRWIERDTKVDMTDFVVLFSKSVKPLPDDLFVVDYLTDNNNVYVIKKSSYFHKTPYTFPYYIRKLFVDNIKFNSKEIKQVYRHGVYYLSTESKINVFIKKSINLFIKYVKNLVLIAQNKFSLVQTKFKNVTNLIDKINSNLNVNNNIRLTEEQKDCFKNYKKLLEDAEKCLSEIQTIKTNLEKCRVASVNLADQYPSIDCILRNCDIDTIHQEFIKMVRKDNNNNNPGEIQENITKKINQAIRMKDRLFINKELAEHFKTQQTVLQGLEILIKKMFDVDAILDELVKDLGVTELHITNYMKIIMENYKKEIENKKSALPIRINTPTSPIQNPQLDSTVLIKRNDEMRENLDALVNQIFCFNFLMEKFDCETDNE; translated from the exons ATGAACGAAATAAGGAATGTGGGAGACTGGTTGAAAGTGGCAGACTTGGGAAGTGGTGCCTTTGGTGTGGTCAGTTTGTGGAGGAATGGAAAAACAAACGAAAGTGTGG CCATAAAATCGTGCAAATTTCAAACTAAAAACGCACTAAATAAACGACAAAGGGAAAGATGGATTgcagaaattgaaaatatcaaaagtttCGTACAcccaaatgtaataaaatataaacaattatctcCTGAACTCTTTGAGGCCTTAGAAAGAGTAAATGTAACAAAGCTTCCTTTACTGTCAATGGAGTATTGTGATAAAGGAAATCTAAGAAATGTCCTATGCAATATTGAAAACTGTTGTGGACTGCCTGAAATCGACGTCCGCCACGTTTTGTGTGATATATGCAGTGCTGTGCAATATCTACACAGCAAGAATGTTACCCACAGGGACATAAAGCCGGAGAATATTGTTGTACACACTGACAAAAGCCGTAAAAGTGGTGCAATCTACAAACTTATTGACCTCGGTTATGCCAAAGATATCAATGATACAGTTGTAAGTTTTGTTGGTACGTTAGAATATCTAGCACCAGAAATATGTCAAAGGCTTCAGTACAATTATTGTGTGGATTACTGGTCATTAGGAATAGTGGTTTTTGAGATTATTTGTGGGATTCTACCGTTTCTTCCAGGAAAGTCACTTCCAGAGAG ATTCTATCACCTAAAAAAGAAAGGCCCAGAAGATATTCGTATCTATGAAACCTATAATTCTGGCAGAATTGAGTATTCCAAAGAAATTTTCAACTTGAACAACATATCCAGTTGCTTTAAGATCGAAATAGAAAAGTGGTTGAGACGTGCCTTACAATTCGATCCCGAAAAACGATCTGAGAAGTTTTCCCAAGGGACTTTGTTTGAATATATGAATTGTAttctaaaaaagaaaattatcaatGTCTTTTATATGAACAACTTGGAGTTATACTCTTATGAAATCGACCATTCGACTTTAATTGGTACTATAAAAAGGTGGATTGAGAGAGACACAAAAGTCGATATGACAGACTTTGTAGTCTTATTTTCAAAAAGCGTAAAACCTCTGCCAGATGATTTATTTGTGGTGGACTACCTGACTGACAATAATAACGTTTACGTTATTAAAAAGTCTTCATACTTCCATAAAACTCCATACACTTTTCCTTACTACATAAGGAAACTTTTCGTAGACAACATAAAGTTTAATTCCAAAGAAATAAAACAGGTTTATCGTCACGGAGTGTATTATCTTTCTACCGAAAGTAAAATCAAtgtattcattaaaaagtctattaatttatttataaagtatgtAAAAAATCTGGTTTTGATTGctcaaaataaattcagtttggtacaaacaaaattcaaaaatgtgacgaatttaattgacaaaattaatagtaatttgaacgtcaataataatataagacTTACAGAAGAACAAAAAgactgttttaaaaattataaaaaactattggaGGACGCCGAAAAATGTTTGTCAGAAATCCAaacgattaaaacaaatttagaaaaatgtcgTGTGGCTAGTGTCAACTTAGCTGACCAGTATCCTTCAATTGATTGCATCCTGAGGAACTGCGACATTGATACAAT TCAccaagaatttataaaaatggtccgaaaggataataataacaataacccTGGTGAAATTCAGGAGAACATCACAAAAAAGATAAACCAAGCCATTAGAATGAAAGACcgtctatttattaataaggaaTTGGCTGAACATTTTAA GACTCAACAGACTGTGTTACAAGGATTGGAGATTTTAATCAAGAAAATGTTTGATGTGGATGCTATATTAGATGAATTAGTAAAAGATCTTGGTGTTACTGAGTTACACATCACAAATTACATGAAGATTATTAtggagaattataaaaaagagatagaaaacaaaaaaagtgCTCTTCCTATAA ggaTCAATACTCCAACAAGTCCAATTCAAAATCCACAATTGGATTCaactgtattaataaaaagaaatgatGAAATGAGAGAGAATTTAGATGCTTTGGTaaaccaaatattttgttttaattttttgatggaAAAATTTGACTGTGAAACTGATAATGAGTGA
- the LOC109597203 gene encoding uncharacterized protein LOC109597203, translating to MDDIYWNSISFGSEESLQESKPYVDPWDLENYAYIRSHLDSVENASDPSSSGEFVEQNSTSFYYVPGIPPPKRNNKYESRDKVRGYDSMVIEQGNYAAIDEVKQYVRRPRVEERRIRSHSRDVDFDSDSNESPYEEGVSEPLYGYGNREKIYKKLPVPIPSPRDRSLSFSYGDYGHSPRNDIYSRLDDMPMKKDATLPIYEDDRRFKRKPSIFGLSNYGHLKIDYSYSWNNLNKYICK from the exons atggaCGACATCTACTGGAACTCGATATCGTTTGGCAGCGAGGAATCGCTGCAGGAATCCAAACCGTACGTCGATCCGTGGGATCTGGAGAATTACGCTTACATCCGCAGCCACCTGGACTCGGTGGAGAACGCCTCAGATCCCAGTTCCAGCGGCGAATTCGTCGAACAGAATTCCACGTCGTTTTACTACGTGCCCGGAATTCCGCCGCCAAAACGCAACAACAAATATGAGAGTCGCGACAAGGTGCGGGGGTACGATTCGATGGTGATCGAACAGGGGAATTATGCTGCGATTGACGAAGTCAAACAATACGTCAGGAGGCCGAGAGTTGAGGAAAGGCGGATCAGGAGTCACAGCAGAGATGTCGACTTCGATTCAG ATTCAAACGAATCTCCATACGAAGAAGGCGTAAGCGAACCCCTATACGGTTACGGTAACAGGGAGAAAATCTACAAGAAACTACCAGTACCGATACCTTCACCAAGAGACCGAAGTCTCAGTTTCTCATACGGAGATTATGG acatagCCCACGAAATGACATCTACAGTAGATTAGACGATATGCCAATGAAAAAAGATGCCACTCTTCCAATCTACGAGGACGATAGAAGATTTAAAAGGAAACCCAGCATTTTTGGACTGAGTAACTACGGTCATCTTAAGATCGATTATTCTTACAGCTGGAACAATctcaacaaatatatttgtaaatga